From Clostridium sp. SY8519:
GTCCTTCAGTTCCACAGCAAAACCGCTGTGATAGATATGTGTGATTTTCATCCTTTTACTCCTGTTTTCTCAGACAGTCCTGCATAAATTCGTCCGCCAGATCCAATACCGGCTTCGACCAGAACTCCGGCCCGCCGTGATCGGCTCCCTCCAAAAGATACAGACGGACATCTCTGTGCTGCTGCTTCAGTTTTTCATAAAGTCTGACGCTCTGCCGGGTATTCACAATCCGGTCCTTGGTCCCGTGAATAATAAACACGGGCGGCAGCTCCGTGTCCTCCCGGATGTAATTCACCGCGGTGGCATTGTGCTGTTTTTCTTCCTGTGTCTCTCCCGGGATCTTACGGAAATAGAGATTGGCTTCACTGCCTTCCGTGTCATAATCCGTCGTACTCGGAAAATCATCCGGATACAGAAACGACACCGCCCCGTAATAGTCCAGAACCCCGCAGACCTCTGCGGATACTCCGGGATACAGATTCCGGTCCAGGGGACTGTCCTCTGTCAAAATTGCCGAAAATAACGCTGTATGCCCGCCGGAAGATGTGCCGCCCACAAAGATCTGTTTCGGATTGACATGCAGTTCTTCCGCATGCAGACGCACAAAGCGAATGGCATTTCTGGCATCCTGAATCTGCGCCGGAAATCCCGCCTGCCCGGAATGCCGGTATTCCGTGATGGCAATCACATATCCCCGTTCCGCCAGTTTGGCGATTCTGCCGATGTTGTGATAGACATCCTGCTTCGCCCAGCCGGAGCCCTGCACATACACCAGCGCCGGCGCTTCCATGACCGGATGATTCCTGGAAAGGGGAAGCAGAATCTGCAGATGCAGCGGTATGCCGTCCACTTCCGCGTACTGCACATCTTTGATATAAAAGGTTCCCATCTCGTCTCCCGTGGTCGGCAGACACCGGGCTCCCTCCGGAACATCCGTATATTCCGGAAATTCCTCATATTCCCACGCTTTACATTCCATCCTGACTCCTTACTTCTCTGCGTCGGTCTCCCTGAGCATATCACGCATCCGCAGAATCATTCGTTTTCGGTTTTCCTCCTCATTCAGAAAGAAATGGCTGCCCTCCAGGACTTCCATGGTGAACTGGTTCAGTGTGTATAATTCCCACTGTCCCACCTCCTCCGGCGAAAACAGCTCATCCTGACGGCCGGCAAAGGCGCAGATCGGCTCTTCCACCGGCTCCTCCTTTTCCATACAGCGGAATTTTCCCATCAGGCGGAAATCATGGAGGATCACCGGCAGGAAATATCTGCGGAACACCTGGCTGTGGAGTACCCGTTCCGGGATTCTGCCGGTGGATTCCAGATATTCCCAGACCTTTTCCTCACTGCCGAGCTCACCGCAGCGGGCCGGAAACACCTTGGGATCTGCCACACCGGAAATAAACAGACACTTCGGCCGACGCAGATACTTTTCTTTCAGCAGACGAAAGGTGTACCAGGCGGTCATTCCGCCCATACTGTGCCCGAATACAGCAAAATCCGGATTCCCGTGTTCGCTCAGGTGGCAGTCGATCTGCTCTGCCATATCTGCTGCCATCTCGAAAACGGTGTGATCCGGACTTTCATTCTGTCTGAGACCGTGCCCCCTGTAATCCAGCGGGCAGAATCGGTATCCTTCCGGAAAGTCCCAGCCGACATAGCTCATGGAACTGCCGCCGGCATAGGACAGCGCGTAAATCACGGTCTCCTGATTGTTCACTTTTTCTATTCCTCCTGCAGACGCTGCACCATAGCCCACATGCTTTTGGCACTGTTGAAATTAGCCGGAATGATGTCCGCTGCCGGAATCGATATGTCAAATTCGTCATTCAGCGCGGAAATAATCTGGAGAATATCCAGAGAATCCAGATACCGTCCGTCTACCAGATTGTCAATATGTTCAAAATCCACATCTTCTTTGATGTCTTCCAGTACTTCGATTAATTCATCCATACGTACACTCCTTTCCCTTTTCGGATCTGTCCGATCCGCATATCAGCTTCTAGTATATACTCTGCCCCTTTTTTAATCAAGAACCTTCCCTCATCCGGCATGGGCTCCCACCAGGTAGGGAATCACCCAGAAAACAAGCAGAAAGGCAATGGTTCCCGGCCCGATCAGCAGCGCCCGTTTCGATATCCGCAGGGTTTTCCACATCTGTTCCGGATCTTTCTCGGAATCCGGCATTACAAACATCCGCGCCCGCGCCGCTTTCTCTTCTTCTGTCACGGATGTCACTTTTGTGGCAATGCACATGGCCGCTATATTGGCAAGGATTCCCACTACGCTCGGATCCAGATAAACCGGCAGGGTGACACCCGCCAGCGCAGTATACAGCCGCAGGAAAAAGCAGACCAGAAAGCCGCAGAGGATTCCGGCAAATGCGCCCGCTTTTGTCAGACGTTTGCTGAATACACTTCCCAGCGCCACCGGCATCCAGGAGGCTGATACAATCGCCCCGCCGAGAAACATGATCCAGAAGATGGACGGCGGATTGAAAATTGCCACCAGCAGCACCACAACACTGACAACGCCCATGGCAATCTGCCCCACACGAATCGGATTCTTCCACTTCGTTCCGACGATATCATTGGCTACCGACGCGCCAATCAGTGACAGGAACGTGGTGGCGGAAGAAATTCCCGCTGCAAGCACACCGGTCAGGAGAATCACGCCCAGCAGTTTCGGCATCAGATGCATGGCTGCCCAGATCATGACCTGGGAGCTGTCCTTCATGCCCGGAT
This genomic window contains:
- a CDS encoding alpha/beta hydrolase, with protein sequence MECKAWEYEEFPEYTDVPEGARCLPTTGDEMGTFYIKDVQYAEVDGIPLHLQILLPLSRNHPVMEAPALVYVQGSGWAKQDVYHNIGRIAKLAERGYVIAITEYRHSGQAGFPAQIQDARNAIRFVRLHAEELHVNPKQIFVGGTSSGGHTALFSAILTEDSPLDRNLYPGVSAEVCGVLDYYGAVSFLYPDDFPSTTDYDTEGSEANLYFRKIPGETQEEKQHNATAVNYIREDTELPPVFIIHGTKDRIVNTRQSVRLYEKLKQQHRDVRLYLLEGADHGGPEFWSKPVLDLADEFMQDCLRKQE
- a CDS encoding alpha/beta fold hydrolase, producing the protein MNNQETVIYALSYAGGSSMSYVGWDFPEGYRFCPLDYRGHGLRQNESPDHTVFEMAADMAEQIDCHLSEHGNPDFAVFGHSMGGMTAWYTFRLLKEKYLRRPKCLFISGVADPKVFPARCGELGSEEKVWEYLESTGRIPERVLHSQVFRRYFLPVILHDFRLMGKFRCMEKEEPVEEPICAFAGRQDELFSPEEVGQWELYTLNQFTMEVLEGSHFFLNEEENRKRMILRMRDMLRETDAEK
- a CDS encoding phosphopantetheine-binding protein, which codes for MDELIEVLEDIKEDVDFEHIDNLVDGRYLDSLDILQIISALNDEFDISIPAADIIPANFNSAKSMWAMVQRLQEE